From uncultured Roseateles sp., the proteins below share one genomic window:
- a CDS encoding GreA/GreB family elongation factor: protein MDKFLLQQQVLERLAEDLLQAEQAARAAHEAATHEENIAENKYDTLGLEAAYLATGQARRADAIRQAMANWRQFRPRPYDASKGIQLGALVCLVDSDDKQQQLFLGPDGGSMKLVSGAELVQVISSEAPLGRAMLGKCEGDEVSIQVAPIRQQFEVLRVH, encoded by the coding sequence ATGGATAAATTCTTGCTGCAGCAGCAGGTGCTGGAACGGCTCGCCGAAGACCTGCTGCAAGCCGAACAGGCAGCGCGGGCGGCCCATGAAGCGGCGACTCACGAAGAAAACATCGCCGAAAACAAGTACGACACATTGGGTCTCGAAGCCGCCTACCTGGCCACTGGCCAGGCTCGTCGCGCCGATGCCATCCGCCAGGCGATGGCCAATTGGCGCCAATTCCGCCCCCGCCCCTACGACGCCAGCAAAGGTATACAGCTCGGCGCGCTGGTCTGCCTGGTCGATTCCGACGACAAGCAGCAACAGCTCTTTCTCGGCCCGGATGGAGGCAGCATGAAGTTGGTCAGCGGCGCTGAGCTCGTTCAGGTCATCAGCAGCGAAGCCCCGTTGGGCAGGGCCATGCTGGGCAAATGCGAGGGTGACGAGGTGTCGATACAGGTCGCTCCAATCCGACAGCAGTTTGAGGTGCTGCGGGTGCATTAG
- a CDS encoding VOC family protein encodes MSVELDHTIVPSHHKVASAKLLAELLGVPWAEVGLGPFSPVYVSEGLTLDFVETEEPFPIYHFCFRVSQEEFNAILGRISAAGINYRSSVRGPMDMKINTEYGGSMVYWNEPDGHQWEMLTISYARQPA; translated from the coding sequence ATGTCGGTAGAACTGGACCACACCATCGTTCCGTCGCATCACAAGGTCGCTTCGGCAAAACTTCTGGCAGAACTCCTTGGCGTGCCCTGGGCAGAAGTCGGGCTTGGCCCGTTCTCACCGGTCTACGTCAGTGAAGGCCTCACTCTTGACTTCGTTGAAACGGAAGAGCCCTTTCCTATCTATCACTTCTGCTTCCGCGTGAGCCAGGAGGAATTCAACGCAATCCTTGGGCGCATCAGCGCTGCGGGCATCAACTACCGCAGTTCTGTTCGCGGCCCGATGGACATGAAGATCAACACCGAATACGGCGGAAGCATGGTCTACTGGAACGAGCCCGACGGTCATCAGTGGGAAATGCTCACCATCAGCTACGCTCGTCAACCAGCTTAG
- the dnaQ gene encoding DNA polymerase III subunit epsilon: MRQIFLDTETTGLSPESGDRLVEVGCVEMINRQLTGENKHFYVNPERASHEEALRVHGLTEEFLADKPLFGAVADELMDYLAGAEIIIHNASFDVGFLNEELRRLGRPPFAQSVGAIKDSLLMAREMFPGKSNSLDALCKRLEVDNSNRTLHGALLDAGLLAEVYIRMTRGQDALLIDSGGSGSDGELTIAAVDFASFTLKVIEPSADELAAHEVVLADLDKASGGKTIWRAREKTVA, from the coding sequence ATGCGTCAAATCTTTCTGGACACCGAAACCACCGGCCTGAGCCCCGAATCAGGCGACCGCCTGGTCGAAGTCGGCTGCGTCGAGATGATCAACCGCCAGCTGACCGGCGAGAACAAGCACTTCTACGTCAACCCCGAACGCGCCAGCCATGAAGAGGCGCTGCGCGTGCACGGCCTGACCGAGGAGTTCCTGGCCGACAAGCCGCTGTTCGGCGCCGTCGCCGACGAGCTGATGGACTATCTCGCCGGCGCCGAGATCATCATCCACAACGCCAGCTTCGACGTCGGCTTCCTGAATGAGGAGCTCAGGCGCCTGGGCCGCCCGCCATTTGCGCAAAGCGTGGGCGCCATCAAGGACAGCCTGCTGATGGCGCGCGAGATGTTCCCCGGCAAATCCAATTCGCTGGACGCGCTGTGCAAACGCCTGGAGGTTGATAACTCGAACCGCACGCTGCACGGCGCGCTGCTCGATGCGGGCCTGCTGGCCGAGGTCTATATCCGCATGACCCGCGGCCAGGACGCGCTGCTGATCGACAGCGGCGGCAGCGGCAGCGACGGTGAGTTGACCATTGCCGCGGTCGACTTCGCCAGCTTCACGCTCAAGGTGATTGAGCCCAGCGCCGACGAACTCGCCGCCCACGAGGTGGTGCTGGCCGATCTCGACAAAGCGAGTGGCGGCAAAACAATTTGGCGGGCACGCGAAAAAACTGTGGCATAA
- the lgt gene encoding prolipoprotein diacylglyceryl transferase — MWVHPQFDPIALKLGPLSIHWYGLTYLAAFGLFLLLASLRVKQAQYAAAGWKRQDVDDLLFFGVLGVVLGGRLGYVLFYKPGYYLSHLAEVFAVWKGGMAFHGGLLGVIAAMALFAYLRKRKFLEVTDLIAPCVPTGLAMGRLGNFINGELWGRAADPSLPWAMVFPQSESLLPRHPSQLYQFAMEGLLLFVLLWLYARKPRATGQVSGLFLIGYGLFRFIAEYFREPDSFLGLLALNMSMGQWLCVPMIALGAVIWLIATKSAAKA; from the coding sequence ATGTGGGTACACCCCCAGTTCGATCCGATTGCCCTGAAGCTGGGGCCCCTGTCCATCCATTGGTACGGCCTGACCTATCTGGCTGCCTTCGGTCTGTTTCTGCTGCTGGCCAGCCTGCGCGTCAAGCAGGCACAGTACGCGGCTGCCGGCTGGAAGCGCCAGGATGTCGACGACCTGCTGTTCTTCGGCGTGCTGGGCGTGGTGCTGGGCGGGCGCCTGGGTTATGTGCTGTTCTACAAGCCGGGCTACTACCTCAGCCATCTGGCCGAGGTGTTCGCGGTCTGGAAGGGCGGCATGGCCTTCCACGGCGGCCTGCTGGGCGTGATCGCGGCGATGGCCTTGTTCGCCTACCTGCGCAAGCGCAAGTTCCTTGAAGTCACCGACCTGATCGCCCCCTGCGTGCCGACAGGCCTGGCCATGGGCCGCCTGGGCAACTTCATCAACGGCGAGCTGTGGGGCCGGGCGGCCGATCCCTCGCTGCCCTGGGCGATGGTGTTTCCTCAGTCCGAGTCGCTGCTGCCGCGCCATCCCTCGCAGCTCTACCAGTTCGCCATGGAAGGCCTGTTGCTGTTCGTGCTGCTGTGGCTGTATGCGCGCAAGCCGCGTGCCACCGGCCAGGTCTCGGGTCTGTTCCTGATCGGCTACGGGCTGTTCCGCTTCATCGCCGAGTACTTCCGCGAGCCCGACAGTTTTCTGGGCCTGCTGGCGCTGAACATGAGCATGGGCCAGTGGCTGTGCGTGCCGATGATTGCGCTCGGCGCGGTGATCTGGCTGATCGCCACCAAATCTGCCGCGAAGGCCTGA
- a CDS encoding tetratricopeptide repeat protein, translated as MKNNIPAVLLLSLSALSVQAGPLKDPQWMAWLDAGKTAELDKAGRAQVQSQPDDAQGYLAIALAAVANGEPAALDGALKTAETCVTRLPQAASCHYALGSVVGQQAMTASMFKMMGMASRIRDAFAKAVELDPLFFEARDGLVQYYLMAPSLAGGSVSKAREVVDAVQAKQPEQAKLMRARIAAKEEKWADAERELNSIKSDDKGLRDEARGVWGQMAFKLMSDKQPAKAKPMFEQLVRDYPGHALGPYGLGRVLTDAGKADEAVALLERARNLEGAAELPIDHRLGIALLAKGDKAGAKAALERFVKNTKANPRNLEDAKKRLAELA; from the coding sequence TTGAAGAACAACATTCCCGCCGTCCTGCTGTTGTCGCTGTCTGCCCTGAGCGTCCAGGCCGGCCCTTTGAAAGATCCGCAGTGGATGGCCTGGCTCGATGCCGGCAAGACCGCCGAGCTGGACAAGGCGGGTCGCGCACAGGTGCAGAGCCAGCCCGATGATGCGCAGGGCTATCTGGCGATTGCGCTGGCGGCCGTCGCCAACGGCGAACCAGCCGCCCTGGACGGCGCGCTGAAAACGGCCGAGACCTGCGTTACGCGCCTGCCCCAGGCCGCCTCCTGCCACTACGCGCTGGGCAGCGTGGTCGGCCAGCAGGCCATGACGGCCAGCATGTTCAAGATGATGGGCATGGCCAGCCGCATCCGCGATGCGTTCGCCAAGGCCGTGGAGCTGGACCCGCTGTTCTTCGAGGCGCGCGACGGCCTGGTGCAGTACTACCTGATGGCGCCGTCTCTCGCCGGTGGCAGTGTGAGCAAGGCCAGGGAGGTGGTCGACGCGGTGCAGGCCAAGCAGCCCGAGCAGGCCAAGCTGATGCGCGCACGCATCGCCGCCAAGGAAGAGAAATGGGCGGATGCCGAGCGCGAACTGAACTCGATCAAGAGCGATGACAAGGGCCTGCGCGATGAGGCCCGCGGTGTCTGGGGCCAGATGGCCTTCAAGCTGATGAGCGACAAGCAGCCGGCCAAGGCCAAACCGATGTTCGAGCAACTGGTGCGCGACTACCCCGGTCACGCCCTCGGTCCCTATGGCCTGGGCCGCGTGCTGACCGATGCCGGCAAGGCCGATGAAGCCGTTGCGCTGCTGGAGCGCGCCCGCAACCTCGAAGGCGCGGCCGAGCTGCCGATCGACCACCGGCTGGGCATTGCCCTGCTGGCCAAGGGCGACAAGGCTGGCGCCAAGGCCGCGCTGGAGCGCTTCGTGAAGAACACCAAGGCCAATCCTCGCAATCTGGAGGACGCCAAGAAGCGCCTGGCCGAACTGGCCTGA
- a CDS encoding LysR family transcriptional regulator, translated as MIELRPLRQFVAVAEELHFGRAASRLHMTQPPLTQAIQGLERDFGALLFERTRRSVALSAAGLALLPQARRLLADAELLAPLVRAAAEGRRGRLRLGFVSTVGYGEMPRWLRSFRAAQPDIELQLREATWDVQLQAFASGDMDAGFAIHAPGGVPPGFEVLRVSSEPMVLALSSDHPLVALQDIPLAAALALPLVMYPREIAPSLFDAMLSFYSAHRVTPQIEQEAIQMQTIVNLVSAGMGAAWVPEAVMGLQRPGVSYKRLRGDVPLCETSLLWARNAAPTVQHFAAHVRAQLCE; from the coding sequence ATGATCGAGTTGCGCCCGCTACGCCAGTTTGTCGCCGTGGCCGAGGAGTTGCACTTCGGCCGCGCCGCCAGCCGCCTGCACATGACCCAGCCGCCGCTGACCCAGGCCATCCAGGGCCTGGAGCGTGACTTCGGCGCCTTGCTGTTCGAGCGCACCCGGCGCAGCGTGGCCTTGAGCGCCGCCGGCCTGGCCCTGCTGCCGCAGGCCCGGCGCCTGCTGGCCGACGCCGAGCTGCTGGCGCCGCTGGTGCGGGCCGCCGCCGAGGGCAGGCGAGGGCGGCTGCGGCTGGGCTTTGTGTCCACCGTCGGCTATGGCGAGATGCCGCGCTGGCTGCGCAGCTTTCGCGCCGCCCAGCCCGATATCGAGCTGCAGCTGCGCGAGGCCACCTGGGATGTGCAGCTGCAGGCCTTTGCCAGCGGTGACATGGACGCCGGCTTTGCCATCCATGCGCCCGGCGGCGTGCCGCCCGGCTTCGAGGTCTTGCGGGTCAGCAGCGAGCCCATGGTGCTGGCGCTGAGCAGCGACCATCCGCTGGTGGCGCTGCAGGACATCCCGCTGGCCGCGGCCCTGGCCCTGCCGCTGGTGATGTACCCGCGCGAGATCGCGCCCTCGCTGTTCGACGCCATGCTGTCCTTCTACAGTGCCCACCGCGTGACGCCGCAGATCGAGCAGGAGGCGATACAGATGCAGACCATCGTCAATCTGGTCTCGGCTGGCATGGGCGCTGCCTGGGTGCCCGAGGCGGTGATGGGGCTGCAGCGCCCCGGCGTCAGCTACAAGCGCCTGCGTGGCGATGTGCCGCTGTGCGAGACCAGCCTGCTGTGGGCCCGGAATGCGGCACCGACGGTGCAGCATTTCGCTGCCCACGTCAGAGCGCAGCTCTGTGAATAG
- the ilvD gene encoding dihydroxy-acid dehydratase codes for MNYNRRSKNITEGVARAPNRSMYYALGYQSEDFVKPMVGVANGHSTITPCNSGLQRLADAAVIGLKEAGANPQIFGTPTISDGMAMGTEGMKYSLVSREVISDCVETCVGGQWMDGVLVIGGCDKNMPGGLMGMLRANVPAIYVYGGTILPGKYKGQDLNIVSVFEAVGQYSAGKMNEEDFCQIERRAIPGSGSCGGMYTANTMSSAFEALGISLPYSSTMANVEEEIVANTKECARVLVEAIKMDLKPRDIVTKKAIENAVAVIMATGGSTNAVLHFLAIAHAAEVEWTIDDFERVRQRTPVLCDLKPSGQYLAIDLHHAGGIPQVMKVLLNAGALHGDCITITGKTVAEVLADVPDVPRADQNVIRNHDNPIYAQGHLAILKGNLSPEGCVAKITGLKVPVMTGPARVFEDEQSALAAIMANKIVAGDVMVLRYLGPKGGPGMPEMLAPTGALIGQGLGESVGLITDGRFSGGTWGMVVGHVAPEAYAGGTIALVQEGDSITIDSHKLLLQLNVSDEEIARRRAAWTAPAPRYTRGVLAKFAKNASSASEGAVLDKF; via the coding sequence ATGAACTACAACCGCCGCTCCAAGAACATCACCGAGGGCGTGGCCCGCGCACCCAACCGTTCGATGTATTACGCTCTGGGCTACCAGAGCGAGGACTTCGTCAAACCGATGGTGGGCGTGGCCAACGGCCATTCGACGATCACCCCCTGCAACTCGGGCCTGCAGCGCCTGGCCGATGCGGCAGTGATAGGCCTCAAGGAGGCCGGCGCGAATCCGCAGATCTTCGGCACGCCGACCATCAGCGACGGCATGGCCATGGGCACCGAGGGAATGAAGTACAGCCTGGTCTCGCGCGAGGTGATTTCCGACTGCGTCGAGACCTGCGTCGGCGGACAGTGGATGGACGGCGTGCTGGTCATCGGCGGCTGCGACAAGAACATGCCCGGCGGCCTGATGGGCATGCTGCGCGCCAATGTGCCGGCCATCTACGTCTACGGCGGCACCATTCTGCCGGGCAAGTACAAGGGCCAGGACCTGAACATCGTCAGCGTGTTCGAGGCCGTGGGCCAGTACAGCGCCGGCAAGATGAACGAGGAAGACTTCTGCCAGATCGAGCGCCGCGCCATCCCCGGCAGCGGCTCCTGCGGCGGCATGTACACGGCCAACACGATGAGCTCGGCCTTCGAGGCGCTGGGCATCAGCCTGCCCTACTCGTCGACGATGGCCAATGTCGAAGAAGAGATCGTCGCCAACACCAAGGAATGCGCCCGCGTGCTGGTCGAGGCCATCAAGATGGACCTCAAGCCGCGCGACATCGTCACCAAGAAGGCGATCGAAAACGCCGTGGCGGTGATCATGGCCACAGGCGGCTCGACCAATGCGGTCTTGCACTTCCTGGCCATCGCCCATGCGGCCGAGGTCGAGTGGACGATTGACGACTTCGAGCGCGTGCGCCAGCGCACGCCCGTGCTGTGCGACCTCAAGCCCAGCGGCCAGTACCTGGCTATAGACCTGCACCATGCCGGCGGCATTCCGCAGGTGATGAAGGTCTTGCTGAACGCCGGCGCCCTGCATGGCGACTGCATCACCATCACCGGCAAGACGGTGGCCGAGGTGCTGGCCGATGTGCCCGACGTGCCGCGCGCCGACCAGAACGTCATCCGCAACCACGACAACCCCATCTATGCCCAGGGCCATCTGGCCATCCTGAAGGGCAATCTGTCGCCCGAGGGCTGTGTGGCCAAGATCACCGGCCTGAAGGTGCCGGTGATGACAGGCCCGGCCCGCGTGTTCGAAGACGAGCAATCGGCGCTGGCCGCCATCATGGCCAACAAAATCGTTGCCGGCGACGTGATGGTCTTGCGCTATCTGGGCCCCAAGGGTGGCCCAGGCATGCCCGAGATGCTGGCACCGACCGGCGCGCTGATCGGCCAGGGTCTGGGCGAGAGCGTGGGCCTGATCACCGATGGCCGCTTCTCCGGCGGCACCTGGGGCATGGTGGTGGGCCACGTCGCCCCCGAGGCCTATGCCGGCGGCACGATCGCGCTGGTGCAGGAGGGCGACAGCATCACCATCGACTCGCACAAGCTGCTGTTGCAGCTCAACGTCTCCGACGAAGAGATTGCCAGGCGCCGCGCCGCCTGGACGGCCCCGGCCCCGCGCTACACCCGCGGTGTGCTGGCCAAGTTCGCGAAGAACGCGTCGAGCGCCAGCGAAGGGGCGGTGCTGGACAAATTTTGA
- a CDS encoding TIGR04438 family Trp-rich protein, whose product MWLIVVGVLLLVMKFAEISPVAGWHWFWVLLPFGLAVLWWAWADKVGYTQKQEMKKLDERKDARRNKSLEALGIDTTKRKRK is encoded by the coding sequence ATGTGGCTGATTGTGGTGGGCGTGCTGCTGTTGGTGATGAAGTTTGCCGAGATTTCGCCGGTGGCGGGCTGGCACTGGTTCTGGGTGCTTTTACCCTTCGGCCTGGCCGTGCTGTGGTGGGCCTGGGCCGACAAGGTGGGTTACACCCAGAAACAGGAAATGAAGAAGCTCGACGAGCGCAAGGACGCCCGTCGAAACAAGTCACTTGAGGCCTTGGGCATAGACACGACCAAGCGCAAGCGCAAGTAA
- a CDS encoding c-type cytochrome: MKTTMFALAAVAAALSSGSAFANLELAQKKNCMACHAVDKKVVGPAYKDVAAKYKGQKDAEAMLADKIVKGGSGVWGPVPMPANTQVSADEAKVLAKWVLSTK, translated from the coding sequence ATGAAGACGACGATGTTTGCACTGGCCGCTGTGGCCGCCGCCCTGAGCTCCGGCTCGGCTTTCGCCAACCTCGAACTGGCGCAAAAGAAGAACTGCATGGCCTGCCATGCAGTCGACAAAAAGGTCGTTGGTCCGGCCTACAAGGATGTGGCCGCCAAATACAAGGGCCAGAAGGACGCCGAGGCCATGCTCGCCGACAAGATCGTCAAGGGCGGCTCCGGCGTCTGGGGCCCGGTGCCGATGCCTGCCAACACGCAGGTCAGCGCCGATGAGGCCAAGGTGCTGGCCAAATGGGTCCTGTCGACCAAGTGA